The window GCCGGTGCCGGGCCGGTTCAAGGACTACATCGCCATGCCCAAGTTCAACATGTACCAGTCGCTGCACACGACGGTCATCGGGCCCACCGGCAAGCCGGTGGAGATGCAGATCCGCACGTACGCGATGCACCGCACCGCCGAGTTCGGCATCGCCGCGCACTGGAAGTACAAGGAGCACAAGGGCACCCAGATCGTCGGCCCGCCCGCGCACATCGACGAGATGACCTGGCTGCGCCAGCTGCTGGACTGGCAGCGGGAGGCGGCCGACCCGAGCGAGTTCCTCGACGCGCTGCGCTTCGACCTGTCCAGCCAGGAGGTGTACGTCTTCACCCCGAAGGGTGACGTCATCCCGCTGCCGACCGGCTCCACGCCGGTGGACTTCGCGTACGCGGTGCACACCGAGGTGGGCCACAAGTGCATCGGGGCGCGGGTCAACGGCAAGCTGGTGCCCCTCGAATCGACGCTGTCCAACGGCGACGTGATCGAGATCTTCACCTCGAAGTCCGACACGGCCGGCCCGACGCAGGACTGGCTGGGCTTCGTCAAGAGCCCGCGCGCCCGCACGAAGATCCGGCAGTACTTCAACAAGGAGCGGCGCGAGGAGGCGATCGAGGCCGGCAAGGACGCGATCGTCAAGGCGATGCGCAAGCAGGGCATGCCGTTGCAGCGGATGCTCACCTCCGACGCGCTGATGGCGATCGCCCGGGACCTGCACCTGGCCGACGTGGCCTCCCTCTACGCCGCTGTCGGCGACAGCCAGGTCTCCGCCCAGTCGGTGGTGCAGAAGCTGATGGCCGCGTACGGCGGCGAGGAGGGCGCGGCGGAGGACATCGCCGAGACCGCCGTCGCCACCCGTCCGCCCCGCAGCCGGCAGAGCAGCGCCGACCCGGGCGTGGTCGTACGCGGGGTCAGCGACGTGTGGATCAAGCTGGCGCGCTGCTGCACGCCGGTGCCGCCGGACTCGGTCTTCGGCTTCGTCACCCGCTCCGGCGGCGTGAGCGTGCACCGCGACGACTGCGCCAACGCCGAGGATCTGCGGGCGCAGGCCGAGCGGGTGGTCGAGGTGAGTTGGAAGCTCACCTCGGCGTCCACGTTCCTGGTCGCCATCCAGGTCGAGGCGCTGGACCGGCACAAGCTGCTCGCCGACGTGACCCGGGTGCTCTCCGAGGAGCGGGTGAACATCCTCTCCGCGACGGTCACCACCACCCGCGACCGGGTGGCGGTGAGCCGGTTCAGCTTCGAGATGGCGGACCCGAAGCACCTGGGCCACCTGCTGGCGGCGGTCCGCAAGGTGGACGGCGTCTTCGACGCGTACCGCGTCACCTCCGGCGCCTGACCCCGCCAACCCCTCGCACACCCGCGCCCCGGCCCGGCACCGACCGAGCCGGGGCGCTGGTGTGCGGGTGGGACGGACGAGCGCCCGCCGGCGGGGCCGGCGGGCGCTCGTCGTACGGCTGGGGTGCGGGTCAGCCCTGGGGGGCGCTCATGGTGAGCTTGTTGATGGTGACTTCCTTCTTCGGGTGGCCGCCACCGGCCTGCTTCGCGAACGCCTTGTCGTCGCCCGCCGCCGCGACCTGCTTCACGAGGTCCATGCCGCCGGTGATGGTGCCCAGGACGGTGTAGTTCGGGTCCAGCGGCGAGTCGCCGTAGACGATGAAGAACTGGCTGCCCGTGCTGCCCGGCTGGCCCGAGTTGGCCATCGCGATCACGCCCTCCGGGTACGGGGGCCGCTTGTCGGTGGGCAGGTTCTCCTCGGCGAGCCGGTAGCTCGGGCCGCCGGTGCCGTCGGTCTCGCGCCAGCCCTTGCCCGTCGCGCCGGGGTCACCGCACTGGAGCACCTTGATGCCCTCGGTCACCAGCCGGTGGCACTTGCTGTTGTCGAAGAAGTTCTTCTCCGCCAGGTGGGTGAAGCTGCCCGCGGTGCAGGGCACCGCCGACCGGTCGATCGTGGCGGTGATCGGGCCCAGGTTGGTGTCGATCGTCATCGTCTGGGTGCCCGTGGCCGACTGCTGCACGGCCGGCACCCCGACGTCCTTGATCTGCGGGGACCGCTGGTCGGTGGGGATCTCGGTCCAGGCGCACTGCACGTTGCCGGCACCCGGGCCTGCGGTGTCGGTCTTGTCGTCGTCTCCGCCGAGGGTGGTGACGAGCCAGACCGTGCCGGCGACGACGAGGACCAGGACCGAGGCGGCCCCCACGATCGCCTGGGTCTGCCGGCGCTTGCGGGCCCTGGCCGCGCGCTCGGCCATCTCCTTCTCGAGCCGGGCGCGCGCCGCCGCGCGCTGCCGCTCTCTGGTGGACGTCACGCCTGGATCCTCCTGGGCTGTCGGGTGGCGCGGTCGGTGCCGCTGCGATTGGTGGGGCGGCCGGGTCAGCCGGCGCTCGGGCTGGCCGCCGGAGCGCCCGAAGCGGGCGGCGTCGGTGCCGAGGTGGCCTGCGCCACGGGCTCGCCGACGGTCAGGCTCTGCACGACCACGTCGTCGTCCTTGGGCTTGACCTTGGCCCCCGTCCCATTGTCCACGGTCGGCTTGGCACCGATCTTCGCCACCACGTCGATCCCACCGGTGACCCGGCCGATGATCGGATACTTCGGGTCGGCCGTGGTGAAGTCCTTGAAGAACATCAGGAACTGGCTGCCGTTGGCGCCCGGCGGGTTGGCGATCATCGCGACCGTGCCCTTCGGGTACGTCGCGGGCTGGCCGGCGGCGGGGCTGGCCGACGGTGACGGCGCGGTGGGCACGTTCTCGTCGTAGAACGAGTAGGTGGGGCCGCCGAGCCCGGTGCCGCTCGGGTCGCCGCAGCGCACCGCGCCCTCGGCGGTGATCTCGTGGCACTTGGTGTTGTCGTAGAACGACCGGCTGGACAGGTGGGCGATGCTCGCCGCCGCGCACGGGGCGCCGGCCAGGTCCAGCTCGACGGTGATCGGCGCACCCTGGTTGGTGGTGACCGTCATCGGACGTACGCCGTCGGTGGGCAGTCCCTCGGTGGCCGGGGTGCCGACGTCCTTGAGGTTGGTGTTCGCGGTGGCGTCCTGCGGCGTCCACAGGCAGACGTCCTCGGCGGCCGTGTTCTCCTTCGGCTCGTCGTCGAAGGCGCCCAGCGCCCACGCCGAGCCGCCCACGATCAGCGCGAGGACGACGGCGACGCCGACGCCGGCCTGGATCTGCCGACGACGCTTGACGGCCGAGGCCCGGCGGGCGAGTTGCCGGTCGAGCTTGGCACGCGCCAGTTTGCGCTGCCGGTCCCTGCTGGAAGCCACCCGTGCTCCCCTTCCTCTACCCTGGTCGTCACCGGTGGTCGGGCGTCCTGCGCCCGTTCGGCGGCGGGTGCGCCACGCCACACGCCCGCCAGAGTGTACGGCTACCGACTGGGAAAGTGGTGTACGAGGTCCGGGCCGGGTTTATCGGAACGCGTCACTGCGCCCGGCGGAGCCCACGGGACGCACGCGATCGTCGCCGGACGCGATGCCCGAAACGGGCACGATCGGTGCCACGCGGAACGCCCCGGACGCACGCGCAGAACCTCCTCGCCCCGCCCGATAGGCTGCTGACAGGCAACCCACTCGACGGAAGGGGAGCGGACGTGCTCGTGGCCGGCTTTCCCGCGGACGCCTTCGGCACCAACTGCTACGTGGTCGCCGCCGCGCCGGGGGAGCAGTGCGTGGTGGTCGACCCCGGCATCGGGGTGCTCGACCGGCTCGACGCCCTGCTGGCCGAGCATCGGCTGCACCCGGCCGCCGTCCTGCTCACCCACGGCCACCTCGACCACACGTTCTCGGTGGCGCCGGTCTGCGGCGCGCGCGGCATCACCGCGTACGTGCACCCCGGCGACCGGGAGATGCTCGCCGACCCGGCCAAGGGGCTGTCGGCGGAGCTCCGCTCGCTCTTCGGTGGGCGGCTGCCGTACACCGAGCCGGAGGACGTCGCCGAGCTGACCGACGGCGCCACGCTCGCCCTCGCCGGGTTGGAGATCACCGTCGACCACGCCCCGGGCCATACCGGCGGGTCGGTGCTCTTCCGACTGCCGGCCGCCGGCTCGTCGTGGGAGGCGGAGCAGCTCTGCCTCTCGGGCGACGTCCTGTTCGCCGGCTCCATCGGCCGCACCGACCTGCCGGGCGGCAGCATGACGAGGATGGTCACCAGCCTCCGGGACAAGATCCTCCCGCTGGCCGACGACACCGTCGTGCTGCCCGGCCACGGCCCCGCGACCACCATCGGCCGCGAGCGCGCGACCAACCCGTACCTCGTCGAGGTGGCGGGTGGCGGCGCGCGACCGGCGGCCCCCGCCCGCGGCCTCTGACCGGCCGCACCGACTTCTCACCCCGCGGCCGTGGCCGGCCGCGCCGACTCTTCGCCCGCGCCGACCCGCGCGGGACCGCGAAACGGAGCATCATGAGCAAGCCCACGCCCATCTCCGGCTTCCCGGAGTGGACGCCCGCGCAGCGGATGATCGAGCAGTACGTCCTCGACAAGATCCGCGACACCTTCGAGCTGTACGGCTTCGCCCCGCTGGAGACCCGCGCGGTGGAGCCGCTGGACCAGCTGTTGCGCAAGGGGGAGACCTCCAAGGAGGTCTACCTGATCCGTCGGCTCCAGGCCGATGCCGACGGCCCGACCGGCGACGACGCGCTCGGCCTGCACTTCGACCTGACCGTGCCGTTCGCCCGCTACGTGCTGGAGAACGCCGGCAAGCTCCAGTTCCCGTTCCGCCGCTACCAGATCCAGAAGGTCTGGCGGGGCGAGCGGCCGCAGGAGGGGCGCTACCGCGAGTTCCTCCAGGCCGACATCGACATCGTCGACCGCGACACCCTCGCCCCGCACCACGAGGCGGAGATGCCGCTGGTGATCGGCGACGCGCTGCGCTCGCTGCCGATCCCGCCGGTGCGCATCCAGGTCAACAACCGCAAGATCTGCGAGGGCTTCTACCGGGGCATCGGGCTGACCG is drawn from Micromonospora sp. NBC_01740 and contains these coding sequences:
- a CDS encoding peptidylprolyl isomerase gives rise to the protein MASSRDRQRKLARAKLDRQLARRASAVKRRRQIQAGVGVAVVLALIVGGSAWALGAFDDEPKENTAAEDVCLWTPQDATANTNLKDVGTPATEGLPTDGVRPMTVTTNQGAPITVELDLAGAPCAAASIAHLSSRSFYDNTKCHEITAEGAVRCGDPSGTGLGGPTYSFYDENVPTAPSPSASPAAGQPATYPKGTVAMIANPPGANGSQFLMFFKDFTTADPKYPIIGRVTGGIDVVAKIGAKPTVDNGTGAKVKPKDDDVVVQSLTVGEPVAQATSAPTPPASGAPAASPSAG
- a CDS encoding MBL fold metallo-hydrolase, which produces MLVAGFPADAFGTNCYVVAAAPGEQCVVVDPGIGVLDRLDALLAEHRLHPAAVLLTHGHLDHTFSVAPVCGARGITAYVHPGDREMLADPAKGLSAELRSLFGGRLPYTEPEDVAELTDGATLALAGLEITVDHAPGHTGGSVLFRLPAAGSSWEAEQLCLSGDVLFAGSIGRTDLPGGSMTRMVTSLRDKILPLADDTVVLPGHGPATTIGRERATNPYLVEVAGGGARPAAPARGL
- a CDS encoding peptidylprolyl isomerase produces the protein MTSTRERQRAAARARLEKEMAERAARARKRRQTQAIVGAASVLVLVVAGTVWLVTTLGGDDDKTDTAGPGAGNVQCAWTEIPTDQRSPQIKDVGVPAVQQSATGTQTMTIDTNLGPITATIDRSAVPCTAGSFTHLAEKNFFDNSKCHRLVTEGIKVLQCGDPGATGKGWRETDGTGGPSYRLAEENLPTDKRPPYPEGVIAMANSGQPGSTGSQFFIVYGDSPLDPNYTVLGTITGGMDLVKQVAAAGDDKAFAKQAGGGHPKKEVTINKLTMSAPQG
- a CDS encoding RelA/SpoT family protein → MSHDVAPPVEGTVYPTGDADGSATATNGDAQAPEAGPGVTVPAEPVRPDTPAATAGGAGAATEGVLLPFPADVVGDHMPSAGFALSTAPTGRRVRARLARFNAPWQSSQVSEVLEPLISTHRDAHPKADARLLQRAFDTAARWHSGQYRKSGDPYITHPLAVATILANLGMDTTTLVAALLHDTIEDTEYTLDQMRADFGGEVALLVDGVTKLDKVKLGDAAKAETIRKMVVAMAKDPRVLVIKLADRLHNMRTLTFLPRPKQEQKAKETLEILAPLAHRLGMNTIKWELEDLAFGTLFPKRYEEINRLIGEHQPQREALLRQVTQKVQTDLKAAKIKAETTGRPKHLYSIYQKMIVRGRDFNDIYDLVGVRILVDTVRDCYAALGVIHANWQPVPGRFKDYIAMPKFNMYQSLHTTVIGPTGKPVEMQIRTYAMHRTAEFGIAAHWKYKEHKGTQIVGPPAHIDEMTWLRQLLDWQREAADPSEFLDALRFDLSSQEVYVFTPKGDVIPLPTGSTPVDFAYAVHTEVGHKCIGARVNGKLVPLESTLSNGDVIEIFTSKSDTAGPTQDWLGFVKSPRARTKIRQYFNKERREEAIEAGKDAIVKAMRKQGMPLQRMLTSDALMAIARDLHLADVASLYAAVGDSQVSAQSVVQKLMAAYGGEEGAAEDIAETAVATRPPRSRQSSADPGVVVRGVSDVWIKLARCCTPVPPDSVFGFVTRSGGVSVHRDDCANAEDLRAQAERVVEVSWKLTSASTFLVAIQVEALDRHKLLADVTRVLSEERVNILSATVTTTRDRVAVSRFSFEMADPKHLGHLLAAVRKVDGVFDAYRVTSGA